TTCATGATGATCAGCTGGGCGATGCGGTCGCCGACCGCCACCTCGTACGGCTCGGTCCGGTCGGTGTTCAGCAGCGTGACCTTGATCTCGCCGCGGTATCCGGCATCCACCGTGCCGGGCGCGTTCAGGACCGTGATGCCGTGCTTGGCCGCCAGACCGCTGCGCGGGACGACGAAGGCCACGTACCCCTCGGGCAGCGCGATGCGCACCCCGGTGCCGATCAGGGCGCGCTCGCCCGGCGCCAGTCGGACGGCTTCCGTCGCGACGAGATCGGCACCGGCATCGCCGGGGTGGGCGTAGGTCGGGACGACCGACGCGATAATGGGGACATCCACGCTTTCGGTCACCCAACGAGGGTAATGCAGAACATGCACACAGACATCCGTTCCTCATCGCCCCGCTATCGCGAGCGACTCAGCCCTTCACTGTGGCTGCTCGTGGCCGCGGCCGTCGGCGCTCCCATGATCGCGCTCGTCCTCACTCCGGTGGACCGGACCCTCGCGCTGGTCGCGGGAGTCGCGTTCTCCGCCGTGCTCATCCTCCTGCTGGTGGCGTTCTCGCCATCCGTGACCATCCAGGACGGGGTCCTGCGCGCCGGCCGCGCCCACATCGACGTGGATCTGCTCGGGGATGCCGTGGCCCTGACCGGGGAGGAAGCCCGCGCGGCCCGCGGCCCGGGGCTGGATCGTCGCTCGTGGACGCTGCTTCGGGGCGGCATCGACGGCGTGGTCGTGATACCCGTCGCAGACGCGAACGATCCGACGCCGACCTGGGTTGTCTCCAGTCGTACGCCGGATCGTCTCGCAGCTGCGCTGCGGCGTGCGCGGACTACGCCGCGCACTCCTGGCAGATGAATCCTGCCGACTCTTCGTGGTCCACCTGGGACCGGTGCTTCACGAGGAAGCAGCTGACACAGGTGAACTCGTCTTCCTGCGGCGGCAGGACGACGACATCGAGGTCGATGTCCGACAGGTCCGCGCCGGGGAGTTCGAAGCCCGACGGGTTGTCGGCGTCCTCGACGTCGACCGAGCCGGACATCTTGTCCGGAACACGCTCCTTGAGCGCCTCGATGGACTCGCTGTCGTCCTCGGTCTTGCGGGGGGCGTCGTAATCCGTAGCCATGCTTCCGTGTCTCTTGATCGGGTTTTGGAGCGCCAGCCATGGCGGCGGGCGGCCATAGTTTGCATGACCGCCGTCCATTTGGCAAATGCATGCGAGGACGGGTCGTGCAACCTGCTGCCGGGGAAACTCGCGCCACGCGCCGGATATTCCCGGCCGCGACGCTCCCCTGTGACACCATGGGCCCACACGGCAGATGGGAGGCGTGTGACCCATGGAACAGCTCAGAGTGATCGGCACCGAAGACGGCGTGCTCGTCGTCGCATCCGAATCCGGACAGCGATACTCCCTCGTCGTCGACGACGTGCTGCGGGCTGAATTGCGCCGCGCACGCAAGGAACGCGAGGAACCGGGCCGCGGCCCCAAGCCCAGTCCGCGTGAGATCCAGGCCCAGATCAGGGCAGGACTCTCGGCGCGCGAGGTGGCCGAGGTGCTCGGCACGACCCTCGAGGACGTCGTGCGGTTCGAACCGCCCGTGCTCGCCGAACGCGAGTTCATCGTCGGGCAGGCCCTGTCCGTCCCGGTCCTGCTCGCCGCCGATTTCGGCGACGACGCGTCCACCACCTTCGGGGAGGCCGTCCGGGCGAAGCTCTCCGAGGCCGGAGCGACCGCCGAGCGCTGGACCAGCTGGAAGGAAGCGACCGGCTGGGTCGTGAAGCTGTCCTTCGCAGCCGGCGACGTCGAACGCGACGCCCGATGGAGCTTCGACCCGCGCCGCAGTTCGCTCTCGCCGTTGAACGCCGACGCCACCCAGCTCTCCCGCCAGGGATCTCTTCCCGAGGGCCTCATCCCCCGTCTTCGCGCACTCGACTCGCCCGGCGGCATCAAGGACGACACGCGATTCGACAGCGGAGCGTTCGGCCCGCGTCACGATTCCGTCGACGTTCCGGTCGTACCCGCCCTCGCTTCGAGCCCCGCGGTGCAGGATGCGGCGATCAAACGTGCGCCCGACGCGCCGCAGCCCTCCGCCGAGACGGCGGATCTCCTGGAGGCCCTGCGCCGCCGACGCGGTCAGCGCACCGCGGCGCCCGCGCCGCAGGCACCCGAGCGCGACCAGCGCGGACCG
The sequence above is a segment of the Microbacterium caowuchunii genome. Coding sequences within it:
- a CDS encoding DUF3093 domain-containing protein, whose product is MHTDIRSSSPRYRERLSPSLWLLVAAAVGAPMIALVLTPVDRTLALVAGVAFSAVLILLLVAFSPSVTIQDGVLRAGRAHIDVDLLGDAVALTGEEARAARGPGLDRRSWTLLRGGIDGVVVIPVADANDPTPTWVVSSRTPDRLAAALRRARTTPRTPGR
- a CDS encoding DUF4193 domain-containing protein, with protein sequence MATDYDAPRKTEDDSESIEALKERVPDKMSGSVDVEDADNPSGFELPGADLSDIDLDVVVLPPQEDEFTCVSCFLVKHRSQVDHEESAGFICQECAA
- the dut gene encoding dUTP diphosphatase, with the translated sequence MTESVDVPIIASVVPTYAHPGDAGADLVATEAVRLAPGERALIGTGVRIALPEGYVAFVVPRSGLAAKHGITVLNAPGTVDAGYRGEIKVTLLNTDRTEPYEVAVGDRIAQLIIMNVPPVRFVPVDELADSVRGAGGFGSTGYDTQRSAR
- the sepH gene encoding septation protein SepH, with product MEQLRVIGTEDGVLVVASESGQRYSLVVDDVLRAELRRARKEREEPGRGPKPSPREIQAQIRAGLSAREVAEVLGTTLEDVVRFEPPVLAEREFIVGQALSVPVLLAADFGDDASTTFGEAVRAKLSEAGATAERWTSWKEATGWVVKLSFAAGDVERDARWSFDPRRSSLSPLNADATQLSRQGSLPEGLIPRLRALDSPGGIKDDTRFDSGAFGPRHDSVDVPVVPALASSPAVQDAAIKRAPDAPQPSAETADLLEALRRRRGQRTAAPAPQAPERDQRGPAPVVLFDALDPGHADTAAEDPQPPAPAERAEPSADSSRRKGRTSMPSWDEIVFGARSDEN